The following are encoded in a window of Pseudomonas graminis genomic DNA:
- a CDS encoding YheV family putative zinc ribbon protein → MTETPRVITKKRFIAGAVCPACSEPDKLMMWNEDDVPHRECVHCGYSDTLNAQGQSIPTELGTRVNKPAVKPADPKVQGVQFFPNPKLKKPVDPS, encoded by the coding sequence ATGACCGAGACACCGCGGGTGATTACCAAGAAACGCTTTATCGCCGGGGCGGTTTGCCCGGCGTGCAGCGAGCCTGACAAGTTGATGATGTGGAACGAAGACGACGTGCCGCACCGTGAGTGCGTGCACTGTGGTTATTCCGACACCCTCAATGCGCAGGGGCAATCGATCCCGACAGAACTTGGCACGCGGGTGAACAAGCCTGCGGTGAAGCCGGCGGATCCCAAGGTGCAGGGCGTGCAGTTCTTCCCGAATCCTAAGTTGAAGAAGCCGGTTGATCCGAGTTGA